From Haemophilus parainfluenzae:
CTCCATCAATGGCAATCACCATCACGGAATCTCGATTGAAAGGGCGAAAACGTTCGTAAGTGCGGTCAATTCCATTGGAGAATTTGAGATCAACAGCTTGAATTTCAAACAGGCGAGATTTTGCCACGGTGGAAATGGAAAGAATATATGGAAGTTGTTTTTTCATGATATTAGCCCTATTATCTTAATTATTGGCTCATCATACGCAAAGTGAGAGAAATAGGAAGAGTTATGGCAGAAAATAACGAAGTACGATTAGATAAATGGCTTTGGGCAGCACGTTTTTACAAAACTCGTAGCATTGCGAAAGCGATGATTGAAGGGGGCAAAGTCCATTACAATGGTCAACGAGCCAAAGTAAGTAAAAATGTAGAAATCGGTGCCATGATTAAGTTACGTCAAGGCAGTGATGAAAAAGAAATTGAAGTGATTGCCTTGAGTGACCAGCGCCGAGGCGCCCCTGAAGCTCAATTGCTTTACCAAGAAACGGCACAGAGTGTGAAAAAACGCGAAGAAATGGCATGGGCGAGAAAAAATAATGCACTTTCGATGCCACATCCTGATCGTCGTCCAAACAAAAAAGAACGTCGAGATTTATTGAAATTTAAACACCAAGATGAATACTAGAAAATAAAAATGCAGATCAAGGTGATTTGCACTTTTTTTATCTGTCTGAAACCATTTTAATTTTTAAAAAGCTCCTGGGAATATGCTAAAATTTTTCTGTTTCCAGGAGCTTATTTATGTCAGAACTCACCTCTAATCAATATTTAATCATCATTGCCGTGCTGGTGTTTATCAGCATTGTGATGCTTTTTCTATTAAGCCGCAGCAAACGAGATACGCAAGAATTACAACAAGACCTCAATAAAACCATCGGCGATTACAATCAATTAGCTGAGCGTTTTGACTCCTTAAGCGGAATCAAAAATCAATTAGAACAACAAGCCGTGAAAGCGCAAACGCATGCGGAAGGCTTGCAAACTCGTCTTAATGAACGTGATGAAAAAATCCAATATTTAGAAAAAGAATTGGATGAAGAACAGCGCCGACACGATCAAATTGGCGGGCAAATCACCGCATTAAAAGAACGCTTTGGGATCGCATCCGCACAAGCCGAAAGCTTACAAGGTCAATTACAACAAGCGCAAGAAAATGTACTTAGAAAAGAACAAGAGCAGCAAAAAACGCAGGAAAAATTGACCGCACTTTCACAAGAATTAACGGAGTTGAAAACCACCCTTTCCGAAAAAGAAAAGCATTTTGCCGAACAGCAACAGCATATTGAACAATCCAAACAACAACTAGGCGTAGAATTCCAAAATCTGGCCAACCGCATTTTGGAAGAAAAAAGCCAATCCTTTAATCAAACCAATCAAACGGCATTGGAAACCTTGTTGAAGCCTTTCCGAGAACAAATCGAAGGCTTTCAAAAACGGGTCAATGAAATCCATTCGGAATCGGTGAAAGGTAATGCGGGCTTAGAAGCAGAAATCAAAAAGGTGTTGGAAATTGGCTTAAATATGTCGCAAGAAGCCAATAATTTAACTTCTGCGCTAAAAGGGGAAAAGAAAACCTTAGGCAACTGGGGAGAAGTGCAACTTGAACGCGCACTTCAACTTGCGGGACTCATTGAAAACGTGCATTACAGTGCGCAGGCCCATTTTAAAGATGAACAAGGCGGTCGAAACTATCCTGATTTTGTGCTTAATCTGCCCGATGAGAAAAACATCATCATTGATAGCAAAATGTCATTGAATGCTTACGAAAGTGCGGTCAATTCTGAGGATGAATTTGAACGTGAGCGTTTACTAAGGGAGCATATTAAAGCCCTGAAAAATCACATTGATGACTTGCATCGCAAGGATTACAGCAATTTGATTGGCATGCGCAGTCCTAATTTTGTCTTGATGTTCATTGCAGTGGAACCCGCTTATATTGAAGCCTTAAAATTAGATCCAAATCTATTTAATTATGGCTACGAGAAAAATGTGATTATGGTTTCACACACGACTCTCATGCCAATTTTACGCACAGTGGCGAATTTATGGCGTATCGAACGCGGCAACGCCGAAGCAAAAGAAATCGCAGAAAAAGCAGGTGAAATTTACAACCAGATTTGCTTGGTGGCAGAACGTTTAAACAAACTGGGTAACACCCTTTCTACCGTGAGCAATCAATACAACAGCACCGTCACCGCCCTTGTGGGGCAACAAGGTTTAGTGGGGAAAGTGGAACGCTTTAAAGATTTGTCAGCGAAGGCTAACAAGAGCATGCCAAACGTTGAATTACTCAATAATGACGTAGATTTAACACGTCTATCTCTTATCACTAACGAGAACGGGGTAAAATAAAGCATACCTGTTGAATTTTTCTTTAAAAGCGGCTATTTTCTTGCCGCTTTTTTATTTATGGAGAATTTTATGGCGATAGAACAAAAAGAAATCACGGATCCATGTGCAAAATATAACGAACAAACCAGTTTTCTAAGCAAAACAATTTTTGCGAGTCGTTGGCTACAAGTGCCTATTTACTTAGGTTTAATTGTCGTGCAAGGCATCTATGCCTACAAGTTTATGAAAAACTTGTGGTATCTCATCACCAATGTTAATGAAATGGATGCAGACACCATTATGCTCGCCGTACTCAATCTCATTGATGTAGTAATGATTGCTAACTTATTGGTGATGGTGACATTAGGCGGTTATGAGATTTTCGTCTCAAAACTACGCACGAAAAATCATCCAGATCAACCTGAATGGATGAGCCATGTGAATACGACCGTGCTGAAAGTTAAACTTTCCATGTCAATTATCAGTATTTCGTCTATTCACTTATTGCAAACCTTTGTGAATGCCTCAAAAATTCCTGAAAAAACAATTATGTGGGAAGTAATTATTCATTTTGCTTTCTTGATTTCAGCAATTGCGATGGCTTATACCGACAAAATTCTGTACAGTACAAGCCATAAAAATCATTAATAAAAAAGTGCGATCAAACTTGATCGCACTTTTTTGTCTCTAGATTAAGATTAGTGACCGCCGCAACCACAGCCGCCATGACCGTGTCCGTGATCATGATCGTGTTTATGACCGCCGCCACAGCAACCGCCGTGTCCATGATCGTGATCATGGTCATGGTGGTGATGACCGTGACCGCCGCAACCACAACTGTGACCATCTTCGTCATCGTGATGGTGGTGATGATCGTGTGCACCATGTACGTGACCGTGAGCAATTTCTTCTAATGTTGCTTCACGAGTGCCAACAACTTCAACAGTGAAGTGTAATTCTTGACCCGCTAACATATGGTTACCATCAACTACCACTTCATCGCCATCCACTTCAGTGATCACAACAGGAACTGGGCCGATGTCTGTATCTGCTAAGAAACGCATACCAACCACCACTTCATCAACGCCTTGGAATACCTCTTTTGGTACACGTTGAACCATGTTTTCATTGTATTCGCCGTAGCCTTCTTCAGGTTGAACACGCACTTCAAATTTGTCGCCAACGTCTTTACCTTCTAAGGCATTTTCAAGGCCAATGATTAAGTTATTGTGGCCTTGTAAATATTCTAATGGTTGATTTGCAGGTGCTTCATCAACTAATACACCGTCTTGAGTACGTACTTGGTAAGCGATACTCACAACCGTATTTTTTGCTACTTTCATCTTGTTTTCCTTATTAAAAAAATCGTCGTTCATTGTATAGAAAATTATTCTTTAAGCAATGCAATTCGTGCATTCACACTGACTTTAATTTTCTCTTTGCCACTTTGAGTGTAAGTTTCATCTTTTTCATCCGAGTAAGAGAAACTTTTTGCTATCATTGCCCCTGCAGCATAAGGGCGAAAATCATTCGCAGAATCATTGGCAGAAGACACCTCAAGGCTTTGTGTATGATAACCTTTCATCTGCAAAGATTCTTGAATTAATAGGGCTTTATCTTTAACTTTCGCTAAAGCTTCTTTGGTTAATTCTTTTTCTAAGCTATTTAATTTCTCACGTGAAACAGATGCGCTTATGCGATCAATGGCTAATACGCCATCTAATTCCTGCACTAAGGTTGATAATACTTGAGAATCTTTACTTTCTAAGGTTAATTCTGCACGCGCAATCCAGCCTTGTTGTTTGCCTTTATTATCATAGCGAATCCAGGTATTACGAGAATTGTCCTTAATTTCAACCGCACTTTGTGCTTTTGCTAACTCAATGGCTTTATTCATTTTTTCTGCCATGGTTTTATTGAGTGTGGATAAATCATTGCCTTCCGCTTGGTAAAAAAGGGAGACTTGCAATAAATCACGTTCTACTTCTTTTTCTGCTTCAACACTAAAGCTGACATCCGTTGGCTGATGAGATACGGGTTCTGTTGCAAAAGAAGTGATAGGTAAGGCAAGTAATGCTAAAGAAAGCGCTTTGAGTTTCATTGTTTCATTCCTATTTGGCTAAGATAAAAATTAAGGGCGGTTTAACACGCCCTTTGTTATTATTAATGTAAACGTTCGTTGTCGTCTTCGACATCTTCATCGTCAAAAAATTCGCCGTCATCGCCGTATTCATCATCCTCGGCATTTGGATCTTCAAAATACGTGCCCCAGCCATCATAAATGCCTTTGTATTTTTCCACTAATGGCAAAATTTCTTTTTGTTGTGCATCGATAATTTCGGGTTTTAATTCCACTTCACTGATGATGTCAAAACAGAAAATGACCTTGCCATTTTCATCTTCAAATTCTTCTGCTTCTGACACTTCATAGCCTGCTTTGAAAGCATCCACGGCAATTTTTTCTAAGGTATCAAAATCATAATGGGCGATGTGATGTTCGATAATATAAAGGGCATCCGGATCGCTGCCGTCATTTAATAAATCCGTAATGATTTCACGGGTTTCTTCTTGAAGTTCGTTAAAGTTCGTCATAAGGCATTCCTTTTGTCAGAAAAAGTGCGGTCATTGTAGGGGATAAAGATGAAAATGTCGCTAAAAATTTATTCTCATTTCAGTTTGCCTTGAAGGGGCGGAAAGGTTAAAATTCTGCGCGAATAAATTGTGCTTAATATGCCCAGCTGATCACGCTATTTATTGCAGCGAAAAAAGTTGGGCTTTCTTATTTTAGAACGAAAAAAAATGGTCAAACATCTCCCCTATTTCACCTTAAAAACACCGCCAAAAACAACCGCACTTTTAAAGCAGGAGTTCGCTGATTTTATTGTGAAAGAAGATCTGGGCTATGAAATGTCAGGCGAAGGCGAATTCGTGGCGGTAAAAATCCGTAAAACAGATTGCAATACATTGTTTGTGGGCGAAAAACTTGCCAAGTTTGCGGGTATTTCTGATCGAAATATGGGTTATGCCGGTTTGAAAGATCGTCATGGTATTACAGAACAATGGTTTTGTTTACAAATGCCAGGGAAAGAAACGCCTGATTTTAGCCAATTTCAATTGGAAGGTGTCGAGATTTTAGAAGTGACTCGCCACAATCGTAAAATTCGCACGGGCAGTCTTCAAGGAAATGCTTTTGAGATTTTATTGCGCGGTGCAAAAGAAAGTGATGAGTTAAATGAACGTTTAAATTTTGTGGCGAAATACGGTTTTCCTAACTATTTCACCGAACAACGTTTTGGGCGTGATGGTCATAATCTGACTCAAGCGATTCGTTGGGCGAAAGGAGAGATTAAGGTCAAAGATCGTAAAAAACGCAGTTTTTACCTTTCTGCAGCTCGCAGTGAAATTTTTAATTTAGTTGTGGCAGAACGAATTGAACAAAATGTGGCAGATCAGGTTCTAAGAGACGATATTGTACAATTAAACGGATCGCACAGTTGGTTTAAGGCCGATGAAAATGAAGATTTAGCGGTTTTACAGCAACGTTTGAACGAGCAAGATATTTTGCTCACCGCGCCTTTAATTGGCGAGGAAAATTTATCCGCAAGTGCGGTCGAAAATCAAGTGGTTTTGGAACATCAAGTTTTCCAAGAATTAATGAAACAAGAAAGAATGAAAGCCACTCGCCGCCCTTTATTAATGCAGGCAAAAGATTTCCATTGGACGTTTGTTGAAGAAGGCTTAAAACTCTCGTTTTATTTGCCGGCAGGGAGTTATGCCACTGCATTGGTGCGAGAGTTAGTGAATATTAAGGAAGAAGAATAATGCGAATTTTAGTCAGCAATGATGACGGTTTTCACGCCGAAGGGATTCAAGTTTTAGCAAAAGAATTACGAAAAATTGCCGATGTGGTGATCGTCGCGCCCGATCGTAATCGCAGCGCAGCATCAAGCTCATTAACGCTTGTTGAGCCGCTTCGCCCTCGTCATTTAGATTGCGGTGATTATTGTGTGAATGGCACCCCCGCAGATTGTGTGCATTTGGCCTTAAATGGTTTTTTATCTGGACAAGTTGATCTTGTCGTATCGGGTATTAATGCAGGTTGTAACATGGGTGATGATACCTTGTATTCAGGCACCTTGGCGGCCGCATTAGAAGGGCGTCATTTAGGATTGCCAGCCATTGCCGTCTCTTTAGATGGTCGTCTGCATTATGAAACAGCGGCTCGCGTGGTGTGTGATTTGATCCCTAAATTACATCCTCAATTATTGAATAAACGCGAAGTGATCAATATCAATGTGCCAGATTTACCTTACGAAGAACTCAAAGGTATTAAGGTGTGTCATTTAGGCTATCGCACCTCTGCAGCGGAAGTGATTAAACAAGAAGATCCTCGTGGCGAAAATATCTATTGGATTGGTCCACCAGGCTTGCCGGAATATGATGGGGAAGGGACAGATTTCCATGCGGTAAAAAATGGGTATGTTGCCATTACGCCAATTCAAGCCGATCTTACTGCTCATCAGTCAATTGCTGCTTTACAAGATTGGCTGGAAAGTGAATAATGTGCCATTTTGAAATGTATTTTTCCCTTGTTGAACCCATAAAGGATA
This genomic window contains:
- the hslR gene encoding ribosome-associated heat shock protein Hsp15 produces the protein MAENNEVRLDKWLWAARFYKTRSIAKAMIEGGKVHYNGQRAKVSKNVEIGAMIKLRQGSDEKEIEVIALSDQRRGAPEAQLLYQETAQSVKKREEMAWARKNNALSMPHPDRRPNKKERRDLLKFKHQDEY
- the rmuC gene encoding DNA recombination protein RmuC, whose translation is MSELTSNQYLIIIAVLVFISIVMLFLLSRSKRDTQELQQDLNKTIGDYNQLAERFDSLSGIKNQLEQQAVKAQTHAEGLQTRLNERDEKIQYLEKELDEEQRRHDQIGGQITALKERFGIASAQAESLQGQLQQAQENVLRKEQEQQKTQEKLTALSQELTELKTTLSEKEKHFAEQQQHIEQSKQQLGVEFQNLANRILEEKSQSFNQTNQTALETLLKPFREQIEGFQKRVNEIHSESVKGNAGLEAEIKKVLEIGLNMSQEANNLTSALKGEKKTLGNWGEVQLERALQLAGLIENVHYSAQAHFKDEQGGRNYPDFVLNLPDEKNIIIDSKMSLNAYESAVNSEDEFERERLLREHIKALKNHIDDLHRKDYSNLIGMRSPNFVLMFIAVEPAYIEALKLDPNLFNYGYEKNVIMVSHTTLMPILRTVANLWRIERGNAEAKEIAEKAGEIYNQICLVAERLNKLGNTLSTVSNQYNSTVTALVGQQGLVGKVERFKDLSAKANKSMPNVELLNNDVDLTRLSLITNENGVK
- a CDS encoding TIGR00645 family protein → MAIEQKEITDPCAKYNEQTSFLSKTIFASRWLQVPIYLGLIVVQGIYAYKFMKNLWYLITNVNEMDADTIMLAVLNLIDVVMIANLLVMVTLGGYEIFVSKLRTKNHPDQPEWMSHVNTTVLKVKLSMSIISISSIHLLQTFVNASKIPEKTIMWEVIIHFAFLISAIAMAYTDKILYSTSHKNH
- the slyD gene encoding peptidylprolyl isomerase, which gives rise to MKVAKNTVVSIAYQVRTQDGVLVDEAPANQPLEYLQGHNNLIIGLENALEGKDVGDKFEVRVQPEEGYGEYNENMVQRVPKEVFQGVDEVVVGMRFLADTDIGPVPVVITEVDGDEVVVDGNHMLAGQELHFTVEVVGTREATLEEIAHGHVHGAHDHHHHHDDEDGHSCGCGGHGHHHHDHDHDHGHGGCCGGGHKHDHDHGHGHGGCGCGGH
- a CDS encoding SIMPL domain-containing protein (The SIMPL domain is named for its presence in mouse protein SIMPL (signalling molecule that associates with mouse pelle-like kinase). Bacterial member BP26, from Brucella, was shown to assemble into a channel-like structure, while YggE from E. coli has been associated with resistance to oxidative stress.), whose product is MKLKALSLALLALPITSFATEPVSHQPTDVSFSVEAEKEVERDLLQVSLFYQAEGNDLSTLNKTMAEKMNKAIELAKAQSAVEIKDNSRNTWIRYDNKGKQQGWIARAELTLESKDSQVLSTLVQELDGVLAIDRISASVSREKLNSLEKELTKEALAKVKDKALLIQESLQMKGYHTQSLEVSSANDSANDFRPYAAGAMIAKSFSYSDEKDETYTQSGKEKIKVSVNARIALLKE
- the rraB gene encoding ribonuclease E inhibitor RraB encodes the protein MTNFNELQEETREIITDLLNDGSDPDALYIIEHHIAHYDFDTLEKIAVDAFKAGYEVSEAEEFEDENGKVIFCFDIISEVELKPEIIDAQQKEILPLVEKYKGIYDGWGTYFEDPNAEDDEYGDDGEFFDDEDVEDDNERLH
- the truD gene encoding tRNA pseudouridine(13) synthase TruD, giving the protein MVKHLPYFTLKTPPKTTALLKQEFADFIVKEDLGYEMSGEGEFVAVKIRKTDCNTLFVGEKLAKFAGISDRNMGYAGLKDRHGITEQWFCLQMPGKETPDFSQFQLEGVEILEVTRHNRKIRTGSLQGNAFEILLRGAKESDELNERLNFVAKYGFPNYFTEQRFGRDGHNLTQAIRWAKGEIKVKDRKKRSFYLSAARSEIFNLVVAERIEQNVADQVLRDDIVQLNGSHSWFKADENEDLAVLQQRLNEQDILLTAPLIGEENLSASAVENQVVLEHQVFQELMKQERMKATRRPLLMQAKDFHWTFVEEGLKLSFYLPAGSYATALVRELVNIKEEE
- the surE gene encoding 5'/3'-nucleotidase SurE, which translates into the protein MRILVSNDDGFHAEGIQVLAKELRKIADVVIVAPDRNRSAASSSLTLVEPLRPRHLDCGDYCVNGTPADCVHLALNGFLSGQVDLVVSGINAGCNMGDDTLYSGTLAAALEGRHLGLPAIAVSLDGRLHYETAARVVCDLIPKLHPQLLNKREVININVPDLPYEELKGIKVCHLGYRTSAAEVIKQEDPRGENIYWIGPPGLPEYDGEGTDFHAVKNGYVAITPIQADLTAHQSIAALQDWLESE